The Streptomyces sp. NBC_00224 genome has a window encoding:
- the miaA gene encoding tRNA (adenosine(37)-N6)-dimethylallyltransferase MiaA, whose amino-acid sequence MRTAAPAPRVIAVVGPTAAGKSDLGVFLAQQLGGEVVNADSMQLYRGMDIGTAKLTLDERGGVPHHLLDIWDVTEPASVAEYQKLARAEIDRLLAEGRTPVLVGGSGLYVRGAIDVLDFPGTDPEVRARLERELEQDGPGALHRLLAEADPEAARAILPSNGRRIVRALEVIEITGKPFTANLPGHDSVYDTVQIGVDVGRPELDERIAVRVDRMWEAGLVDEVRALEAQGLREGRTASRALGYQQVLTALAGECTEDEARAETVRATKRFARRQDSWFRRDPRVHWLSGAVEHRGELPGQALALVERAVTA is encoded by the coding sequence GTGAGAACTGCAGCTCCCGCACCGCGGGTCATCGCCGTCGTCGGCCCCACAGCGGCCGGAAAGTCCGATTTGGGTGTCTTCCTGGCCCAGCAGCTCGGCGGCGAGGTCGTCAACGCCGACTCGATGCAGCTCTACCGGGGGATGGACATCGGCACCGCCAAGCTGACGCTCGACGAGCGCGGCGGAGTGCCCCACCACCTCCTGGACATCTGGGACGTGACCGAGCCCGCCAGCGTCGCCGAGTACCAGAAGCTCGCCCGCGCCGAGATCGACCGGCTGCTCGCCGAGGGCCGCACGCCGGTCCTCGTCGGCGGCTCCGGCCTCTACGTGCGCGGCGCGATCGACGTGCTCGACTTCCCCGGAACCGACCCCGAGGTGCGCGCGCGTCTCGAACGCGAGCTGGAGCAGGACGGGCCCGGCGCGCTGCACCGGCTCCTGGCCGAGGCCGACCCCGAGGCGGCGCGCGCGATCCTGCCCAGCAACGGCCGCAGGATCGTGCGGGCCCTGGAGGTCATCGAGATCACCGGCAAGCCGTTCACGGCCAACCTGCCCGGCCACGACTCCGTGTACGACACCGTGCAGATCGGCGTCGACGTCGGCCGCCCCGAGCTCGACGAGCGGATCGCCGTCCGGGTCGACCGGATGTGGGAGGCGGGCCTGGTGGACGAGGTGCGCGCGCTGGAGGCCCAGGGGCTGCGGGAGGGGCGTACCGCATCGCGCGCGTTGGGCTACCAGCAGGTGCTCACGGCGCTCGCGGGGGAGTGCACCGAGGACGAGGCGCGCGCCGAGACCGTCCGTGCCACCAAGCGCTTCGCGCGCCGCCAGGACTCCTGGTTCCGCCGGGACCCGCGCGTGCACTGGCTGAGCGGCGCCGTCGAGCACCGAGGGGAACTCCCGGGGCAGGCGCTGGCGTTGGTCGAACGAGCGGTTACAGCCTGA
- the dapF gene encoding diaminopimelate epimerase: MNNTSPLTFLKGHGTENDFVILPDPDNALDLPASTVARLCDRRAGIGGDGLLHVVRSAAHPEAKTMAGEAEWFMDYRNSDGSIAEMCGNGVRVFAGYLQRAGLVEEGDLAIATRGGVKKAHISKSGDITVSMGRAVLPDEGVTVAVEGRSWPARNVNMGNPHAVAFVEDLAHAGELRSVPPYSPAAVYPEGVNVEFVVDRGPGHVAMRVYERGSGETRSCGTGACAVAVAAARRDGADPALTGAPVTYTVDLPGGTLVITEFPDGEIEMTGPAVIVAEGVIDPVLLETVETAMA; encoded by the coding sequence GTGAACAACACCTCGCCGCTCACCTTCCTCAAGGGCCACGGGACCGAGAACGACTTCGTGATCCTCCCCGACCCGGACAACGCCCTCGACCTGCCCGCCTCGACCGTCGCCCGCCTCTGCGACCGCCGGGCCGGCATCGGCGGCGACGGGCTGCTCCACGTCGTGCGCAGCGCCGCGCACCCCGAGGCGAAGACCATGGCCGGCGAGGCCGAGTGGTTCATGGACTACCGCAACTCGGACGGCTCGATCGCCGAGATGTGCGGCAACGGGGTGCGCGTCTTCGCCGGGTACCTCCAGCGCGCCGGGCTCGTCGAGGAGGGCGACCTGGCGATCGCCACTCGCGGCGGGGTCAAGAAGGCGCACATCTCCAAGAGCGGCGACATCACGGTCTCCATGGGCCGCGCCGTGCTGCCGGACGAGGGCGTCACGGTCGCGGTCGAGGGCCGCAGCTGGCCCGCCCGCAACGTCAACATGGGCAACCCGCACGCGGTCGCCTTCGTCGAGGACCTGGCCCACGCGGGCGAACTGCGCTCGGTGCCGCCGTACAGCCCGGCCGCCGTCTACCCGGAGGGTGTGAACGTCGAGTTCGTCGTCGACCGGGGCCCCGGCCATGTGGCGATGCGCGTGTACGAGCGCGGCTCCGGCGAGACCCGCTCCTGCGGCACGGGCGCGTGCGCGGTCGCCGTGGCGGCGGCGCGCAGGGACGGCGCGGACCCCGCCCTCACCGGCGCTCCCGTGACGTACACGGTGGACCTCCCGGGCGGGACTCTGGTGATCACGGAGTTCCCCGACGGCGAGATCGAGATGACCGGCCCCGCCGTGATCGTCGCCGAAGGCGTGATCGACCCGGTGCTCCTCGAAACGGTTGAAACGGCCATGGCCTGA
- a CDS encoding bifunctional (p)ppGpp synthetase/guanosine-3',5'-bis(diphosphate) 3'-pyrophosphohydrolase, translating to MSAEATNPDAQSRRRGLPRIDLRRLGRAALLGPTSRDRLPDAIGHVAEAHRAHHPDADLAVLRRAYVLAETSHRGQFRKSGEPYITHPLAVTLILAELGAETTTLTASLLHDTVEDTEVTLDQVRAEFGEGVTYLVDGVTKLEKVEYGAAAEPETFRKMLVATGNDVRVMSIKLADRLHNMRTLGVMRPEKQARIAKVTRDVLIPLAERLGVQALKTELEDLVFAILHPEEYEHTRALIAANSGSEDPLTAIADGVRAVLREAGISAEVLIRPRHFVSVHRVQLKRGELRGTDLGRLLVLVAEDADCYAVLGELHTCFTPVISEFKDFIAAPKFNLYQSLHTAVASSDGAVAEVLIRTHQMHKVAEAGVIALGNPYAGGGPGDGADPAADEREDPTRPGWLSRLLDWQQNAPDPDTFWSSLREELAQDREITVFGADGRTLDLPAGASCVDAAYGQYGEAAHRCIGARVNGRLATLSTVLSDGDTVQLLLAQDAASGPSPDWLDHARTPAARIAITGWLADHPEGVKIPAAAPRPQVTFTTDRRSAANAVTDLPDATVRLAGCCTPVPPDAVTGFAVRGGAVTVHREECPAVARMTTLGRARVGVRWGDTAACRVTLVAEAFGRPRLLADLTEAIATAGAAIVSATVEPPSEQRVRHTYTLQLPDAAELPALMRVMRDVPGVYDVTRAQHPAAAG from the coding sequence ATGAGTGCAGAGGCCACGAATCCTGACGCGCAGAGTCGCCGACGCGGACTCCCCAGGATCGACCTCCGCAGGCTGGGCCGGGCCGCCCTGCTGGGCCCCACGTCGCGCGACCGGCTGCCCGACGCCATCGGGCACGTCGCCGAGGCGCACCGGGCCCACCACCCCGACGCCGACTTGGCGGTGCTGCGGCGCGCGTACGTACTCGCGGAAACGTCCCACCGGGGCCAGTTCCGCAAGAGCGGCGAGCCGTACATCACGCATCCGCTGGCCGTCACCCTCATCCTCGCCGAACTGGGCGCCGAGACCACCACGTTGACGGCCTCGCTGCTGCACGACACCGTCGAGGACACCGAGGTGACACTCGATCAGGTACGGGCGGAGTTCGGCGAGGGAGTCACCTATCTGGTGGACGGCGTCACCAAGTTGGAGAAGGTCGAATACGGCGCGGCGGCCGAGCCCGAGACCTTCCGCAAGATGCTCGTCGCCACCGGCAACGACGTACGCGTGATGTCGATCAAACTCGCCGACCGGCTGCACAACATGCGCACCCTGGGCGTGATGCGCCCGGAGAAGCAGGCGAGGATCGCCAAAGTCACCCGTGACGTGCTGATTCCACTGGCCGAACGGCTGGGGGTGCAGGCCCTCAAGACCGAACTGGAGGATCTGGTTTTCGCCATCCTCCACCCCGAGGAGTACGAGCACACCCGGGCCCTGATCGCGGCCAACTCGGGCTCCGAGGACCCGCTGACCGCCATCGCGGACGGCGTCAGGGCCGTGCTGCGCGAGGCCGGCATCAGCGCCGAAGTCCTCATCCGGCCACGGCACTTCGTCTCCGTCCACCGCGTCCAGCTCAAACGCGGAGAGCTGCGCGGCACCGACCTCGGCCGGCTGCTCGTCCTGGTCGCCGAGGACGCCGACTGCTACGCCGTCCTCGGTGAGCTGCACACCTGCTTCACCCCGGTGATCTCCGAGTTCAAGGACTTCATCGCCGCTCCCAAGTTCAACCTGTACCAGTCGCTGCACACGGCGGTGGCGAGCTCCGACGGCGCGGTGGCCGAAGTCCTCATCCGCACCCACCAGATGCACAAGGTCGCCGAGGCCGGCGTCATCGCCCTCGGGAACCCGTACGCCGGGGGCGGGCCCGGCGACGGCGCCGACCCGGCGGCCGACGAGCGCGAGGACCCCACCCGGCCCGGCTGGCTCTCCCGCCTCCTGGACTGGCAGCAGAACGCGCCGGACCCCGACACCTTCTGGTCCTCCCTACGGGAGGAACTGGCGCAGGACCGCGAGATCACCGTCTTCGGCGCCGACGGCCGCACCCTGGACCTGCCGGCCGGAGCGAGCTGCGTGGACGCCGCGTACGGCCAGTACGGCGAGGCCGCCCACCGCTGCATCGGCGCGCGCGTCAACGGCCGTCTGGCGACGCTCAGTACGGTGCTGAGCGACGGCGACACCGTGCAACTGCTGCTCGCCCAGGACGCCGCCTCCGGGCCGTCCCCGGACTGGCTCGACCACGCCAGGACCCCGGCCGCGCGGATCGCCATCACCGGCTGGCTGGCCGACCACCCCGAAGGGGTCAAGATCCCGGCGGCCGCGCCCCGCCCGCAGGTCACCTTCACCACCGACCGGCGCAGCGCCGCCAACGCCGTCACCGACCTGCCGGACGCGACGGTACGGCTCGCGGGGTGCTGTACGCCGGTGCCGCCGGACGCGGTCACCGGCTTCGCGGTGCGCGGCGGCGCCGTGACCGTCCACCGCGAGGAGTGCCCGGCGGTGGCCCGTATGACGACCCTCGGACGGGCCAGGGTCGGGGTGCGCTGGGGCGACACCGCCGCCTGCCGGGTCACGCTGGTCGCCGAGGCGTTCGGGCGCCCGCGCCTGCTCGCCGACCTCACCGAGGCCATCGCCACCGCGGGCGCCGCGATCGTCTCCGCCACCGTCGAGCCCCCCAGCGAGCAGCGGGTGCGGCACACCTACACCCTCCAGCTGCCCGACGCCGCCGAGCTGCCCGCCCTGATGCGCGTGATGCGCGATGTGCCGGGCGTGTACGACGTGACCCGCGCGCAGCACCCGGCCGCGGCCGGCTGA
- a CDS encoding M1 family metallopeptidase, whose amino-acid sequence MLLSSRRMRAALLATAAACVLAAAPPPPAPAGIGDPLFPRLGNPGYDVLSYDIGFTYQGDNSKPLEAVTTIDARATDWLDRINLDFARGTVHGVEVNGKQAEFASADEDLVITPRHPVYGGEKLRITVRHTSDPRGAEDGGWVRTTDGLVMANQADAAHRVFPCNDHPSDKALFTFRVDAPKEYTVVANGLETGWTRAGGRAVSTYRTEHPMATELAQVSIGRSAVVRRQGPHGLPLRDVVPAADRQQLERWLKKTPAEIAWMENQVGPYPFETYGVLIAGADTGFELETQTLSLFERSLFLRSGYPEWYVDSVMVHELAHHWFGDSVSPRAWSDLWLNEGHATWYEALYAQEHGKRPMETRMREAYRQSDAWRAAGGPPAAPKPPAPGQKISIFRPVVYDGSALVLFALRQEIGAARFGELERRWVSDHEDGTAATADFVGLASEVAGRDLAGFFQGWLYGAKTPPMPGHKDWRSAAPRHA is encoded by the coding sequence ATGCTGCTCTCCTCACGCCGTATGCGTGCCGCTCTGCTGGCCACCGCAGCCGCCTGTGTCCTGGCCGCCGCTCCGCCGCCGCCCGCCCCGGCCGGAATCGGCGACCCGCTCTTCCCGCGTCTGGGCAACCCCGGGTACGACGTCCTCTCGTACGACATCGGATTCACCTATCAGGGCGACAACAGCAAGCCGCTGGAGGCCGTCACCACCATCGACGCCCGCGCCACCGACTGGCTCGACCGGATCAACCTGGACTTCGCGCGCGGCACCGTCCACGGCGTCGAAGTCAACGGGAAGCAGGCCGAGTTCGCGAGCGCCGACGAGGACCTGGTGATCACCCCGCGCCACCCGGTGTACGGGGGAGAGAAGCTGCGGATCACCGTCCGGCACACCAGCGACCCGCGCGGCGCCGAGGACGGCGGCTGGGTGCGCACCACCGACGGCCTGGTGATGGCCAACCAGGCCGACGCCGCGCACCGCGTGTTCCCGTGCAACGACCACCCCTCCGACAAGGCGCTGTTCACCTTCCGGGTGGACGCCCCCAAGGAGTACACGGTCGTCGCCAACGGGCTGGAGACCGGCTGGACGAGGGCGGGCGGCCGGGCCGTCTCCACGTACCGCACCGAGCACCCGATGGCGACCGAGCTCGCCCAGGTCTCCATCGGCCGCTCGGCCGTGGTGCGCCGCCAGGGGCCGCACGGGCTGCCCTTGCGCGACGTCGTCCCGGCGGCCGACCGGCAGCAGCTGGAGCGCTGGCTGAAGAAGACGCCGGCCGAGATCGCGTGGATGGAGAACCAGGTCGGGCCGTACCCGTTCGAGACGTACGGCGTCCTCATCGCCGGCGCCGACACCGGGTTCGAGCTGGAGACCCAGACGCTGTCGCTCTTCGAGCGCTCGCTGTTCCTGCGCTCCGGGTACCCCGAGTGGTACGTGGACTCGGTGATGGTGCACGAGCTGGCGCACCACTGGTTCGGCGACAGCGTCTCCCCGCGCGCGTGGTCCGACCTCTGGCTCAACGAGGGGCACGCCACCTGGTACGAGGCGCTGTACGCGCAGGAGCACGGCAAGCGGCCGATGGAGACGCGGATGCGCGAGGCCTACCGACAGTCCGACGCCTGGCGTGCCGCGGGCGGGCCGCCTGCGGCCCCCAAGCCGCCCGCCCCCGGCCAGAAGATCAGCATCTTCCGTCCGGTCGTCTACGACGGGAGCGCGCTGGTGCTGTTCGCGCTGCGGCAGGAGATCGGAGCGGCGAGGTTCGGCGAGCTGGAGCGGCGCTGGGTGAGCGACCACGAGGACGGGACGGCCGCCACCGCCGACTTCGTCGGCCTGGCGTCCGAGGTCGCCGGGCGCGACCTCGCCGGGTTCTTCCAGGGCTGGCTGTACGGGGCGAAGACGCCGCCGATGCCCGGACACAAGGACTGGCGCAGCGCCGCACCCCGGCACGCCTAG
- the hflX gene encoding GTPase HflX gives MTSSSSPSQDEQSFAEKNRTESLRADALMEEDVAWSHEIDGARDGEQLDRSERAALRRVAGLSTELEDVTEVEYRQLRLERVVLVGVWTTGTLKDAENSLAELAALAETAGAMVLDGVYQRRDKPDPATYIGSGKALELRDIVLESGADTVVCDGELSPGQLIHLEDVVKVKVVDRTALILDIFAQHAKSREGKAQVSLAQMQYMLPRLRGWGQSLSRQMGGGGSGSSGGGMATRGPGETKIETDRRRIREKMAKMRREIAEMKTGREIKRQERRRNKVPSVAIAGYTNAGKSSLLNRLTGAGVLVENSLFATLDPTVRRAETPSGRLYTLADTVGFVRHLPHHLVEAFRSTMEEVGDSDLILHVVDGSHPAPEEQLAAVREVIREVGAVDVPEIVVINKADAADPLVLQRLLRIEKHSIAVSARTGMGIEQLLGIIDAELPRPEVEIEALVPYTHGQLVSRVHAEGEVISEEHTPEGTLLKARVHEALAAELAPYVPAKH, from the coding sequence ATGACCTCCTCTTCTTCCCCTTCCCAGGACGAGCAGAGCTTCGCGGAGAAGAACCGCACCGAGAGCCTTCGGGCCGATGCCCTGATGGAAGAGGACGTCGCCTGGAGCCACGAGATCGACGGCGCGCGGGACGGCGAGCAGCTAGACCGCTCCGAGCGTGCCGCCCTGCGGCGCGTGGCGGGCCTCTCCACCGAGCTCGAAGACGTCACCGAGGTCGAGTACCGCCAGCTGCGCCTGGAGCGCGTCGTGTTGGTGGGCGTCTGGACCACGGGCACGCTCAAGGACGCGGAGAACTCCCTGGCGGAGCTCGCCGCACTCGCCGAGACGGCGGGCGCGATGGTGCTCGACGGCGTGTACCAGCGCCGTGACAAGCCCGACCCGGCAACCTACATCGGCTCCGGCAAGGCGCTGGAGCTGCGGGACATCGTCCTGGAGTCCGGCGCCGACACCGTGGTCTGCGACGGTGAGCTCAGCCCCGGCCAGCTGATCCATCTGGAAGACGTCGTCAAGGTAAAGGTGGTCGACCGAACCGCCCTGATCCTCGACATCTTCGCCCAGCACGCCAAGTCCCGAGAGGGCAAGGCCCAGGTCTCGCTGGCCCAGATGCAGTACATGCTGCCCAGGCTGCGCGGCTGGGGCCAGTCGCTCTCCCGGCAGATGGGTGGTGGCGGCTCCGGCTCGTCCGGCGGCGGCATGGCCACCCGTGGTCCCGGTGAGACCAAGATCGAGACGGACCGGCGGCGGATCCGCGAGAAGATGGCGAAGATGCGCCGGGAGATCGCGGAGATGAAGACCGGCCGCGAGATCAAGCGCCAGGAGCGCCGTCGCAACAAGGTCCCCTCGGTAGCCATCGCGGGGTACACCAACGCCGGCAAGTCCTCGCTGCTCAACCGCCTCACGGGCGCGGGCGTGCTGGTGGAGAACTCACTGTTCGCCACCCTCGACCCGACCGTGCGCCGGGCCGAGACGCCCAGCGGCCGGCTGTACACACTGGCCGACACCGTCGGGTTCGTCCGGCACCTGCCGCACCACCTGGTCGAGGCGTTCCGCTCCACCATGGAGGAGGTCGGCGACTCCGACCTGATCCTGCACGTGGTGGACGGCTCGCACCCCGCCCCGGAGGAGCAGCTGGCCGCCGTGCGCGAGGTGATCCGCGAGGTCGGCGCGGTCGACGTGCCCGAGATCGTGGTGATCAACAAGGCGGACGCGGCCGACCCGCTGGTCCTCCAGCGACTGCTGCGGATCGAGAAGCACTCCATTGCGGTCTCCGCCCGTACGGGCATGGGCATCGAGCAGCTGCTCGGCATCATCGACGCCGAACTGCCGCGCCCCGAGGTCGAGATCGAGGCCCTCGTGCCGTACACGCACGGACAGCTGGTCTCGCGGGTGCATGCCGAGGGCGAGGTGATCTCCGAGGAGCACACCCCGGAGGGCACGCTGCTCAAGGCGCGGGTGCACGAGGCGCTGGCGGCGGAGCTCGCTCCGTACGTACCGGCCAAGCACTGA
- a CDS encoding serine protease, which produces MRSIRPLLASTGLVAALALTATACGPGDDGADSKPSASSTAQGKGDQGLPDDVAGALKKHGVDLDKWKNGDWKNWDKSKWLRDAKDFVNPVIADLWKPERMKSAKDPQKTMAAGDVNGDQGISDPEPRPVQAKAESLPYHNYAAPVGKVFFDSPEGSMVCSGTVVKDPAHPGKSNLVWTAGHCVHAGAKGGWYRNIAFVPAYNDKGKSAAQLRNAQPQEVAPYGAFWADWASTSGEWITGGGPTGGSGAPYDYSVLHVKPENGTKSLEETVGNALTVNFSTPAAHSVSAMGAWGYPAAPPYDGLKMFKCVDRPGRLSVSPGTPAMYRIGCTMTGGSSGGGWFITGTSGKAELVSNTSIGPVTSGWLAGPQLGAGAQQIFTQMSQKYGGR; this is translated from the coding sequence ATGCGATCCATACGTCCGCTGCTGGCCTCCACCGGCCTCGTGGCGGCACTCGCGCTGACGGCCACCGCGTGCGGCCCCGGCGACGACGGCGCGGACAGCAAGCCGTCCGCGTCCAGCACCGCCCAGGGCAAGGGCGACCAGGGTCTTCCCGACGATGTCGCCGGCGCCCTCAAGAAGCACGGCGTCGACCTGGACAAGTGGAAGAACGGCGACTGGAAGAACTGGGACAAATCCAAGTGGCTGCGTGACGCCAAGGACTTCGTCAACCCGGTCATCGCGGACCTGTGGAAGCCCGAGCGGATGAAGTCCGCCAAGGACCCGCAGAAGACCATGGCCGCCGGTGACGTCAACGGCGACCAGGGCATCAGCGACCCGGAGCCGCGGCCGGTCCAGGCCAAGGCCGAGAGTCTGCCGTACCACAACTACGCCGCCCCGGTCGGCAAGGTGTTCTTCGACTCCCCCGAGGGCTCCATGGTGTGCTCGGGCACCGTCGTGAAGGACCCGGCCCACCCCGGCAAGTCCAACCTCGTCTGGACCGCGGGCCACTGCGTCCACGCGGGCGCCAAGGGCGGCTGGTACCGCAACATCGCCTTCGTCCCGGCCTACAACGACAAGGGCAAGTCGGCGGCGCAGCTGCGCAACGCGCAGCCGCAGGAAGTCGCCCCGTACGGCGCGTTCTGGGCCGACTGGGCCTCCACGTCGGGCGAGTGGATCACTGGCGGCGGGCCCACCGGCGGCTCCGGCGCCCCGTACGACTACTCCGTGCTGCACGTGAAGCCGGAGAACGGCACCAAGTCGCTTGAGGAGACCGTCGGCAACGCGCTGACCGTCAACTTCTCGACGCCGGCCGCGCACTCGGTCTCCGCGATGGGCGCCTGGGGTTACCCGGCGGCGCCGCCGTACGACGGCCTCAAGATGTTCAAGTGCGTCGACCGCCCCGGCCGTCTCTCGGTCAGCCCCGGCACGCCCGCGATGTACCGCATCGGCTGCACGATGACCGGCGGTTCCTCCGGTGGCGGCTGGTTCATCACCGGCACGAGCGGCAAGGCGGAGCTGGTCTCCAACACCTCGATCGGCCCGGTCACTTCGGGCTGGCTGGCCGGACCCCAGCTGGGCGCCGGCGCCCAGCAGATCTTCACCCAGATGAGTCAGAAGTACGGCGGCCGGTAG
- a CDS encoding serine protease: MRPTRPNSAARGGRGALRRTSPVLAALGLTAALALTATACGPGGDDKADAKPTASATAGDDGLQLPDDIKDRLKKHGIDPDKWKNGEWKNWDKSKWLREARDFVNPIIQDLWDPDRMRKADKPPQKPVPNDISGDKGVTDPTPAPVKARAQKAPYHQSLPELGKLFFDGPEGSMVCSATVVKDPAHPGKSNMVWTAGHCVHAGAKGGWYRNIAFVPSYNNADMSLAQLQKATKQQIAPYGVYWADWAQTSQQWIQGGGSTGGQGAPYDFAVLHVTLEKGKGGKSLEETVGTALPVDFNAPAVPKIASMTANGYPAAPPYDGQKLYQCKDKPGRLSLDAGSPTMYRLGCTMTGGSSGGGWIAAGADGKPALVSNTSIGPVTAGWLAGPRLGPEAKGVYDSVSNKYAGQ, encoded by the coding sequence ATGCGACCGACACGCCCGAATTCCGCGGCCCGTGGTGGGAGGGGCGCACTTCGCCGGACCTCCCCCGTACTGGCAGCGCTCGGCCTCACGGCCGCTCTCGCCCTGACCGCCACCGCGTGCGGTCCGGGCGGCGACGACAAGGCCGACGCCAAGCCGACCGCCTCGGCGACCGCCGGCGACGACGGCCTCCAGCTCCCGGACGACATCAAGGACCGGCTCAAGAAACACGGAATCGACCCGGACAAGTGGAAGAACGGCGAGTGGAAGAACTGGGACAAGTCCAAGTGGCTGCGTGAGGCCAGGGACTTCGTCAACCCGATCATCCAGGACCTGTGGGACCCGGACCGGATGCGGAAGGCCGACAAGCCCCCGCAGAAGCCCGTCCCCAACGACATCTCGGGCGACAAGGGCGTGACGGACCCGACCCCGGCGCCCGTCAAGGCCCGGGCTCAGAAGGCTCCGTACCACCAGAGCCTGCCGGAGCTCGGCAAGCTGTTCTTCGACGGCCCCGAGGGCTCGATGGTCTGCTCCGCGACCGTCGTGAAGGACCCGGCGCACCCCGGCAAGTCCAACATGGTGTGGACGGCGGGCCACTGCGTCCACGCGGGCGCCAAGGGCGGCTGGTACCGCAACATCGCCTTTGTGCCCTCGTACAACAACGCCGACATGTCGCTCGCGCAGCTGCAGAAGGCGACCAAGCAGCAGATCGCGCCGTACGGCGTGTACTGGGCCGACTGGGCGCAGACGTCGCAGCAGTGGATCCAGGGGGGCGGCTCGACCGGCGGCCAGGGCGCTCCGTACGACTTCGCGGTGCTGCACGTCACCCTTGAGAAGGGCAAGGGCGGCAAGTCCCTTGAGGAGACGGTCGGTACGGCGCTCCCGGTGGACTTCAACGCCCCGGCCGTGCCGAAGATCGCGAGCATGACGGCCAACGGCTACCCGGCCGCGCCGCCGTACGACGGCCAGAAGCTGTACCAGTGCAAGGACAAGCCGGGCCGGCTCTCGCTCGACGCCGGCAGCCCGACCATGTACCGCCTGGGCTGCACCATGACCGGCGGCTCCTCCGGCGGCGGCTGGATCGCCGCGGGCGCCGACGGCAAGCCCGCGCTGGTCTCCAACACCTCCATCGGCCCGGTGACGGCCGGCTGGCTGGCGGGTCCGCGTCTGGGCCCGGAGGCCAAGGGCGTGTACGACTCGGTCAGCAACAAGTACGCGGGCCAGTAG
- a CDS encoding diaminobutyrate--2-oxoglutarate transaminase family protein translates to MAVTESAPVPPPAELPTTSPRTPPAHEGILRRQSLRESAARTYARSLPIVPVRARGLTIEGADGRRYLDCLAGAGTLALGHNHPVVLEAIRKVLDSGAPLHALDLATPVKDAFTTELFTTLPRPLADHARIQFCSPAGTDAVEAALKLVRTATGRSGLLAFTGAYHGMTAGALDASGGASNARVTRLPYPLNYRCPYGVGGERGAELAARWTESLLDDPKGGVPAPAGMIVEPVQGEGGVNPAPDTWMRRMREITAARSIPLIADEVQTGVGRTGAFWGVEHSGIVPDVMVLSKAIGGSLPLAVIVYRDDLDVWQPGAHAGTFRGNQLAMAAGTATIAYVRENRLAERAALLGGRMLARLQGLAADHPSIGDVRGRGLMIGVELVDPEREDPHTGTAAAAPTLATAVQRECLRRGLIVELGGRHSSVVRLLPPLTLTDEQAAAVLDRLADALAAAERATRHRTDAGPSH, encoded by the coding sequence GTGGCCGTGACCGAATCCGCGCCGGTACCACCGCCGGCCGAGCTTCCGACCACATCGCCGCGGACACCGCCCGCCCACGAGGGAATCCTGCGGCGGCAGTCCCTGCGCGAGTCCGCCGCCCGGACGTACGCCCGCTCGCTGCCGATCGTGCCCGTGCGCGCCCGCGGGCTGACCATCGAAGGGGCGGACGGGCGGCGTTACCTCGACTGCCTCGCGGGCGCGGGCACCCTCGCCCTCGGGCACAACCACCCGGTCGTCCTCGAAGCCATCCGCAAGGTCCTCGACTCCGGCGCCCCGCTGCACGCGCTCGACCTGGCCACCCCGGTCAAGGACGCGTTCACCACCGAGCTGTTCACCACCCTGCCGCGCCCCCTGGCCGACCACGCGCGGATCCAGTTCTGCAGCCCGGCCGGGACCGACGCGGTCGAGGCCGCGCTGAAGCTGGTCCGCACCGCGACCGGCCGCAGCGGGCTGCTCGCCTTCACCGGGGCGTACCACGGCATGACGGCGGGCGCCCTCGACGCCTCGGGCGGCGCCTCCAACGCGCGCGTGACGCGGCTGCCCTACCCGCTCAACTACCGCTGTCCGTACGGCGTGGGAGGCGAACGCGGCGCCGAACTCGCCGCCCGCTGGACCGAGAGCCTGCTCGACGACCCCAAGGGCGGGGTGCCCGCGCCCGCCGGGATGATCGTCGAGCCGGTGCAGGGCGAGGGCGGGGTGAACCCCGCGCCCGACACCTGGATGCGCCGGATGCGCGAGATCACCGCTGCCCGCTCCATCCCGCTCATCGCCGACGAGGTGCAGACCGGCGTGGGGCGCACCGGCGCCTTCTGGGGCGTCGAACACAGCGGGATCGTGCCGGACGTGATGGTCCTGTCCAAGGCCATCGGCGGCTCGCTGCCGCTCGCCGTGATCGTCTACCGCGACGACCTCGACGTCTGGCAGCCCGGCGCCCACGCCGGCACCTTCCGCGGCAACCAGCTCGCCATGGCCGCGGGCACCGCGACCATCGCCTACGTCCGCGAGAACCGGCTCGCCGAACGCGCCGCCCTGCTCGGCGGCCGGATGCTCGCCCGGCTCCAGGGCCTGGCGGCGGACCACCCCAGCATCGGCGACGTCCGCGGCCGGGGGCTGATGATCGGCGTCGAACTCGTCGACCCCGAGCGCGAGGACCCCCACACCGGCACCGCGGCCGCCGCGCCCACGCTGGCCACCGCCGTCCAGCGGGAGTGCCTGCGCCGTGGCCTCATCGTCGAACTCGGCGGCCGTCACTCCAGCGTCGTGCGACTGCTGCCACCCCTCACCCTCACCGACGAACAGGCGGCCGCCGTGCTCGACCGGCTGGCCGACGCCCTGGCCGCCGCGGAGCGCGCGACCCGCCACCGGACCGACGCCGGGCCGTCCCACTGA